A genomic region of Nitrospirota bacterium contains the following coding sequences:
- a CDS encoding ferritin family protein, translating to MLTGKEDLIQSLIEAYLMEKGTMDFYSQAAAKALNHDARKMFGELSQWEHKHMDFIGYLYQSIHEDKDVIGFEKFTKKTDSSVTEAGIPVKDLEAKLEKHEFVDDMGALILALEIEGKAYSLYSKLAKNAVDTNAKVVFQEMSEQETKHIEYLKKIRQRLGETS from the coding sequence ATGTTAACAGGGAAAGAAGACCTGATACAGTCGCTTATTGAGGCGTACCTCATGGAAAAGGGCACAATGGATTTCTACTCCCAGGCTGCTGCAAAGGCGCTAAACCATGATGCCAGAAAAATGTTTGGAGAACTTTCTCAATGGGAACATAAGCATATGGACTTTATCGGATACCTTTACCAATCAATCCATGAAGACAAAGATGTAATAGGTTTTGAAAAATTCACAAAAAAGACGGATTCTTCTGTTACCGAGGCGGGAATCCCGGTGAAAGACCTTGAGGCAAAACTTGAGAAGCATGAGTTTGTAGATGATATGGGAGCTTTGATCTTAGCGCTGGAGATAGAAGGCAAGGCATACAGCCTTTACAGCAAGCTTGCAAAGAACGCTGTTGATACAAATGCAAAGGTTGTATTTCAGGAAATGTCAGAACAGGAAACCAAGCATATTGAATATCTGAAAAAGATAAGGCAGAGACTTGGTGAGACATCATAG
- a CDS encoding radical SAM protein: protein MKICEVFTSIQGESSYAGMPCTFIRLTGCNLRCLYCDTAYAYEEGVELTEAEIINEVELIGVHLVTITGGEPLLQEETFRLTERLISEGYKVLIETNGTMSIKDIDSRAVIVLDIKTPGSGMWEEMDLSNLDYIKPTDEIKFVITGRADYEWSKDMMQKYNLRSKCQVFFSPAFGILLPESLVKWMLEDRLDVRLNLQMHKYIYGSDRRGV, encoded by the coding sequence ATGAAAATCTGCGAGGTATTTACAAGCATACAGGGCGAATCATCATATGCAGGCATGCCGTGTACTTTCATAAGACTGACGGGGTGTAATCTCAGGTGTTTGTACTGTGATACGGCATACGCATATGAGGAGGGGGTGGAGCTTACCGAAGCTGAAATCATAAACGAAGTTGAACTGATAGGCGTCCACCTTGTTACAATCACAGGTGGAGAGCCTCTGCTTCAGGAAGAGACCTTTCGCCTGACAGAACGCCTCATAAGCGAAGGATATAAAGTCCTGATAGAGACAAACGGCACTATGAGCATAAAAGATATTGACAGCAGGGCGGTTATTGTTCTTGATATAAAAACGCCCGGCAGCGGCATGTGGGAGGAGATGGATCTCTCTAATCTTGATTACATAAAACCTACTGACGAGATAAAATTCGTGATCACCGGCAGAGCAGACTATGAGTGGTCAAAAGATATGATGCAAAAGTATAATCTGAGATCTAAATGTCAGGTGTTCTTTTCTCCGGCTTTTGGCATTCTTCTGCCTGAATCACTTGTCAAGTGGATGCTTGAAGACAGGCTTGATGTAAGGCTGAATCTTCAGATGCACAAATATATCTACGGAAGCGACAGGCGCGGTGTTTAG
- a CDS encoding ferritin family protein has product MNAIEIAIKMETDAIKFYKEASEKTKNPVGKKMFLTIREDEKRHLNMLTQIFKGLDIKVGDVSPTGNVKIVFESMKNEMMKKVEAMDNELEAFRIASQMEKEGIEFYKKALSEAKTEKEKALFDRLIKEEERHYRIFANSYSFLSDTGNWFMWEEHSIVEG; this is encoded by the coding sequence ATGAATGCAATTGAGATAGCTATCAAGATGGAGACAGACGCAATAAAATTCTATAAGGAGGCATCGGAGAAGACAAAAAATCCTGTCGGCAAAAAAATGTTCCTTACAATAAGAGAGGATGAAAAAAGGCATCTTAATATGCTTACGCAGATATTCAAGGGACTTGATATAAAAGTCGGCGATGTTAGTCCAACCGGCAATGTAAAGATTGTATTTGAATCAATGAAGAATGAGATGATGAAAAAAGTTGAAGCAATGGATAATGAACTTGAGGCCTTCAGGATTGCATCACAGATGGAAAAGGAAGGAATTGAGTTTTATAAGAAAGCGCTGTCAGAGGCAAAGACTGAAAAAGAAAAGGCTCTCTTTGACAGGCTGATAAAAGAGGAAGAGCGGCATTACCGTATCTTCGCAAATTCCTATTCTTTCCTTTCCGACACCGGAAACTGGTTTATGTGGGAAGAGCACAGCATTGTTGAAGGATGA
- the waaF gene encoding lipopolysaccharide heptosyltransferase II, with protein sequence MFDKTCKNLLVRGVNWIGDAVMTMPALRALRKELPDTKISLLVKPWVAPLFENNPFIDDIILYEDKYGSISGKFRLSAVLRTKSFCSSILFQNAFDAALIVFLSGIPQRIGYKRDLRGFLLTDSIPFNNDDRKIHHIEYYLNILRQAGIDAEFSLPYIYLSLNERIRARNILKGLKRPVIGINPGASYGSTKRWQPEKFAEVSRKIISELGGSVVIFGGQSETGIAEEIINEIASRHSSLVTRHLLNKAGKTDLRELSALISECDVFLTNDSGPMHIGYAVRTPLVAIFGSTDPELTGPVGIGNTVIRKSTDCSPCFERTCERDKMDCMDAITSDKVFDAIERSIPKNKAVFFDRDGTLCKDAEYLNSFDNLEIFKEVSGLILLKDKGYKLIGVSNQSGIARGIVDEKFTKEVHNIFIEQYGFDDFYYCAHHPDEHCPCRKPEPEMLLRARTEHSIDLKQSYVIGDKELDMLLAKSAGAKGILVLTGQGAESANADYVAKDLNEAVKWILGNP encoded by the coding sequence ATGTTTGACAAAACCTGCAAAAATCTGCTGGTAAGAGGCGTTAACTGGATTGGAGACGCTGTGATGACAATGCCGGCGCTCAGGGCGCTGAGAAAGGAATTGCCGGATACTAAGATATCCCTTCTTGTCAAGCCATGGGTTGCGCCTCTATTTGAAAACAACCCGTTTATAGACGACATTATTCTCTATGAAGATAAATACGGCAGCATAAGCGGTAAATTCAGGCTGTCTGCAGTTCTTAGAACAAAAAGTTTTTGCAGTTCAATACTTTTTCAGAATGCATTTGATGCCGCTTTAATCGTTTTTCTTTCAGGCATACCGCAGAGAATAGGTTATAAGAGGGATTTGAGGGGCTTTCTCCTTACGGATTCAATTCCTTTTAATAATGACGACAGAAAAATCCATCACATAGAATATTACCTGAACATTCTCCGTCAGGCAGGCATAGATGCTGAATTTTCTCTGCCTTATATCTATTTATCTCTCAACGAGAGAATCAGAGCAAGGAATATCCTGAAGGGGCTGAAAAGACCTGTTATCGGCATCAACCCGGGAGCTTCCTATGGGTCAACAAAGAGATGGCAGCCTGAGAAATTTGCAGAGGTCTCAAGAAAAATAATCTCGGAGCTCGGCGGGAGTGTCGTCATATTTGGAGGACAATCTGAAACCGGAATAGCAGAAGAAATCATCAATGAGATCGCTTCTCGTCACTCGTCACTCGTCACTCGTCATTTGTTGAATAAGGCAGGAAAAACAGACCTCAGAGAACTGTCAGCCCTCATATCTGAGTGCGATGTCTTTCTTACAAACGACTCAGGACCGATGCATATTGGTTATGCTGTCAGAACTCCTTTGGTAGCTATATTCGGTTCAACAGACCCTGAATTAACAGGCCCGGTGGGTATAGGAAACACAGTAATCAGAAAAAGTACGGACTGCAGCCCCTGCTTTGAAAGAACATGCGAAAGGGATAAGATGGACTGCATGGACGCTATTACATCTGACAAGGTTTTTGATGCTATAGAGCGTTCTATCCCAAAAAACAAGGCCGTCTTTTTTGACAGGGACGGCACATTGTGCAAAGATGCAGAATATCTGAACAGTTTTGACAATCTGGAAATATTCAAAGAGGTCTCAGGGTTAATACTGCTCAAAGATAAAGGGTATAAACTAATCGGGGTCAGTAACCAGTCCGGTATTGCAAGGGGAATCGTTGACGAAAAATTCACAAAAGAGGTCCACAATATCTTTATAGAGCAATATGGTTTTGATGATTTTTATTACTGCGCTCACCACCCGGATGAACATTGCCCGTGCAGAAAACCAGAGCCTGAAATGCTTCTAAGGGCCAGGACCGAGCACAGCATTGACCTTAAGCAATCCTATGTGATCGGAGACAAAGAGCTTGATATGCTGCTTGCAAAATCAGCAGGCGCAAAAGGCATTCTTGTCCTGACAGGACAGGGCGCTGAATCAGCCAATGCGGATTATGTTGCAAAGGACCTGAATGAAGCAGTAAAATGGATTCTCGGCAATCCCTGA
- a CDS encoding NUDIX domain-containing protein, with product MEITDSHGKAISIAPRSEIHGNPSLIHRVVHVLVFNKKGALFLQKRSETKDVAPGKWDTSVGGHVNPGENLLEAAKREMEEELGISECNPQFLYSYIHTNSYETELAYTYSCAYDGKISFNKEEIDVVRLWDISEIKNHLGRNIFSDNFEHEISTYLQFSGGTTAGQTQQG from the coding sequence ATGGAGATAACTGACAGTCACGGCAAAGCAATCAGTATTGCGCCGAGATCTGAGATACACGGAAATCCCTCTCTAATCCACAGAGTTGTACATGTGCTTGTATTCAACAAAAAAGGAGCACTTTTCCTCCAAAAGCGTTCAGAAACCAAGGATGTAGCTCCCGGCAAATGGGATACGTCAGTTGGAGGGCATGTTAATCCGGGAGAGAATCTGCTTGAGGCGGCAAAAAGGGAAATGGAAGAAGAACTCGGCATATCAGAATGCAACCCTCAGTTCCTCTATTCGTACATTCACACAAACTCTTATGAAACAGAGCTTGCATATACATATTCCTGCGCCTATGACGGCAAAATATCATTTAATAAAGAAGAGATTGATGTGGTTAGGCTTTGGGACATCAGTGAGATAAAAAATCATCTCGGCAGGAATATATTCAGCGACAATTTTGAACATGAAATTTCCACATATCTGCAATTTTCAGGCGGAACGACTGCAGGGCAAACACAGCAGGGCTAA